A DNA window from Engraulis encrasicolus isolate BLACKSEA-1 chromosome 3, IST_EnEncr_1.0, whole genome shotgun sequence contains the following coding sequences:
- the tm2d2 gene encoding TM2 domain-containing protein 2 — MFRVSVSYILLCGQFLLLVTVLLLQCLEGIHSQNSSDTPSPPGNGVTTLSPTTSTFVDQADNITNATEDPPEPYEYNGESPVVLCSYLPEEFVFCQEPVDHAGNYTAYQELGHGCVKFGGQVFKDVNHTPVLCTALDDIECDGPREFLRGHEPCIKYTGHYFITTLLYSFFLGCFGVDRFCLGHTGTAVGKLLTLGGLGIWWFVDLILLITGGLMPSDSSNWCTFY, encoded by the exons ATGTTTCGCGTATCTGTCAGCTACATACTACTCTGTGGACAGTTTTTATTGTTGGTAACGGTCCTGTTGCTGCAATGTCTGGAGGGAATCCATTCTCAAAATTCGTCGGATACTCCTTCACCACCTGGCAATGGGGTTACGACGTTATCACCAACAACATCCACATTTGTGGACCAAGCTGACAACATCACCAATGCCACTGAAGACCCACCTGAGCCGTATGAGTACAACGGGGAATCACCAGTTGTACTGTGCAGTTattt ACCTGAAGAGTTTGTGTTCTGTCAGGAACCTGTAGACCACGCAGGTAACTACACAGCATATCAGGAGCTGGGACACGGATGCGTCAAG ttCGGCGGACAGGTGTTCAAAGATGTCAACCACACTCCAGTCTTGTGCACAGCTTTGGATGACATTGAATGTGATGGACCAAGAGAGTTTCTGAGAGGACACGAGCCGTGCATCAA GTACACGGGCCACTACTTCATCACCACGCTGCTCTACTCCTTCTTCCTGGGCTGCTTCGGCGTGGACCGCTTCTGCCTGGGCCACACGGGCACAGCGGTGGGCAAGCTGCTCACCTTGGGCGGCCTGGGCATCTGGTGGTTCGTCGACCTGATTCTGCTGATTACGGGAGGTCTGATGCCAAGTGATAGCAGTAACTGGTGCACCTTCTACTGA
- the tbx3b gene encoding T-box transcription factor TBX3 — MTYHSLSDLPLSAVLGQRYPLVPVVGAFSCAPRKLIEDCTPTGTQPTGIHSAFRVGSAKAANLMTRKAREAEIESEDDPVVHLETKDLWEQFHKCGTEMVITKSGRRMFPPFKVSCSGFDKRASYILLMDIVAADDCRYKFHNSRWMVAGKADPEMPKRMYIHPDSPATGEHWMSKTASFHKLKLTNNMSDKHGFTIVNSMHKYQPRFHVVRANDILKLPYSTFRTFVFPETEFIAVTAYQNDKITQLKIDNNPFAKGFRDTGNGRRVKRKQLFLKSARSNVPSSDKHHHISTAVDRTPSPQTRPVVTSTIKETRDSDADSDEDVTMEDGPDPFEVSTTTGVSQDSNSHCVFYAFGYLVRLYAWLSARSFLE; from the exons ATGACTTACCATTCCCTCTCCGACCTCCCCTTGAGTGCTGTCCTGGGGCAACGGTATCCCCTCGTCCCGGTTGTGGGCGCGTTCTCATGCGCACCGAGGAAACTCATCGAGGATTGCACCCCAACTGGCACTCAACCGACCGGCATCCACTCTGCTTTCCGGGTGGGGAGTGCGAAAGCTGCGAACCTAATGACACGGAAAGCACGTGAAGCAGAAATTGAGTCTGAGGATGACCCGGTCGTTCACCTCGAAACCAAAGACTTGTGGGAACAATTTCATAAATGTGGAACTGAAATGGTGATAACAAAATCAGGGAG ACGAATGTTCCCACCATTCAAAGTCAGTTGCTCTGGTTTTGATAAGAGAGCAAGCTATATTTTGTTGATGGATATTGTGGCAGCAGACGACTGCAGATACAAATTCCACAACTCTCGCTGGATGGTAGCTGGAAAGGCAGACCCAGAGATGCCCAAGAGAATGTATATTCACCCGGATAGCCCAGCCACCGGAGAACACTGGATGTCTAAGACAGCCAGTTTTCATAAACTAAAGCTGACCAATAACATGTCTGACAAACATGGATTT ACGATTGTAAATTCGATGCATAAATATCAGCCCAGATTCCATGTCGTTCGAGCAAATGACATCCTGAAACTTCCATACAGCACATTCAGAACATTCGTCTTTCCAGAGACAGAATTCATTGCTGTGACTGCTTACCAAAACGACAAG ATAACGCAACTGAAGATTGATAACAACCCGTTTGCAAAAGGATTTCGGGATACTGGGAATGGAAGACGAGTGAAAAG GAAACAATTATTTTTGAAGTCTGCACGTTCAAATGTCCCCAGTTCCGACAAACACCACCACATCTCAACTGCTGTTGATCGAACGCCCTCACCCCAAACGCGGCCTGTCGTCACCTCCACAATAAAAG AAACCAGGGACAGTGACGCTGACAGCGATGAAGATGTTACGATGGAGGATGGCCCAGACCCATTTGAGGTGTCCACAACGACCGGCGTCTCACAGGACAGCAAT TCGCACTGCGTATTTTACGCATTTGGATATTTGGTGCGTCTTTACGCATGGCTCAGCGCGCGGTCCTTCCTGgagtag